Sequence from the Bacillus thuringiensis genome:
TCATTAATATATCCGCAAAAGGAGCAATGAATTGCAGAACATATTGGAATAACCACATATTTGGCAATGCAATAAACCCTAAAGTTTTATGCTTTAAATTACATAACGCTTTTCGATGTTTCCAAAGACATTGAAGTGTACCATATGACCAACGATATCGCTGTTTAATGAGACTTTTCACATCTTCAGGTGACTCCGTAAAAGCATACGCTTTTTCTTCATATACAATTCTATGTCCTTGACGTAAAAATGTAATAGTAAGATCCGTATCTTCTGCTAATGTATCTTCGCTTAAATATCCAGATTCAACTACATTCTTCTTACGCCACGCCCCAATAGCTCCTGGAACTACTGTAATACAATTTAACTCATCAAAAGCTCTGCGTTCTAAATTAAACCCTGTAATATATTCAACATGTTGCCAAGTAGTTAACAAGTTTCTTCTATTCCCCACTTTGACATTACCTGAAACTGCTGCTACATTCTGATCTTCAAAGTGTCTAACCATTAGAGAAATGGCGTCTTGCGCAATAATAGTATCCGCATCTAAAGTGACAATGATCTCTCCTCGCGATTGTTGAAATCCTAGGTTCATTGCCGATGATTTCCCGCCGTTTTCTTTCTGAATGAAACGAACTTTAGGGTGTTTATAAAATGTTTCTTGTATTACTTTTGAAGTACCATCTGTCGATCCGTCATCCACAACAATAACTTCAAATTCTCTATAATTACTATCCAAAATTGAGCGAATCGTCTTAGCTATCACCTTTTCTTCATTATATGCTGCTATGACAACACTAACAAAAGGTTGATAGGACGAATTAATATAACGAGATAGCGTTTTTCTTTTCTGGTTCCATGCAAAATAAATTAAGAATAAAAATCGAAAAATCCCTAATCCAATAGCAATATAAAAAATAGCAGTTAATATATGCTTAAAATATCCAGTTCCCGAAAAGACAGCTTTATTGTAAAGTAAATATTGCTTCCCCTCAGAAGAAACAGGAGGCATAATTTCATCTCGTTCTTTATTCATTAAATCTGAAATTGTTACAAAACTATATCCATGCTTTTTTAGGTCTTTAATAATGATTGGGAGCGCCTCTACTGTATGGGTACGATTCCCTCCCGCATCATGGAGAAGAATAATATTTCCCTCTCCCTTATAAACGGGATTAACAGCACGCTTTACTAATTCATTTGTTGATGGTGTTGCCCAGTCTTCGGGATCAACTTTTTCCGCTACCATTGTATAGTTCATATTTTGTGCACGTAAAATAGGCAATATTTCATTTGATGAATCCGGGTTAGCATCCGCTTCATATGGTGGCCTAAACAAAACCGTAGAATGTCCAGTTACTTCCTGAATTAAACGTTGCGTCGTATTAAGTTCTACTTTTGTTCGCAGTAAAGACGTATCAGCTACGTTAGGATGCTTGAAAGTATGATTGCCAATTTCATGCCCTTCATCGTATATTCTTTTTACAATACTAGGATTTAGTTGTGCGTTTTCACCAAGTACAAAAAAAGCAGCTTTTATTTTATTCTCTTTTAATATATCTAAAATTTCCGGCGTATATTTCGGGTCTGGTCCATCATCAAATGATAATACTACTTGTTTCCCCTTTGGTTTTCCATATCGTTGCACTTCATACGCAGATGGTAAGGATTGATATACTTCATCTGTAAGGTAACCATCTTTTCCTACTTTAAAATCTCTCAATCCATTTTGTCTTTCATTCTCAATCTGTAGAATTTCACCTTGTCCAGAATAATTCACTTCATCTAAACTAGTAATTTTATGTAATGCATTAGGATTTTTTTGTGCCTCAATCGGATTTTTTAACACTTTCCATATTGTAGGATCTTCTGCTCCTAATCTCCATAACGCAAACCCCTTTGCATTGTTATCCATTGCGATTTTCACTTGATTATAGAGAGTAACACCGTCTAAGAACCAAGCAGTATGTTCTTTCTCTCCTGTTTTATATCTAAAATAAGGATTCCCACTCATGTTATCCCATTGAATTTTCATATTGGAATCATGAGCCATTGCCATAACTTCTGAAAAAGTTAAAGATTTCGCCGGTTCCTTACTATTTACTTCCCAATCATATCCATAGTTACCGAAAGCAACTACAAGTTTATTAGACGGAATATTCAGTTCTTTCAATGTATGTTGGAACCATTTATTTGAAGCAATTGGGCCTGGTTCCCCCGCTCCATAATGCTCATCGTACATCATTACAATCATTCGATCTATTATTTTTGCTAATGCACTATAATCAAAAGCTTTATCATTAGCTGGAACATCTTGTGTAACGAGCAAATCATGT
This genomic interval carries:
- a CDS encoding glycosyltransferase, producing the protein MEKNIQQEKDKANPVFYDPKGRRNITFIWFLCISIVSVSIVFYFFFQSIFSTPEIPNMNTAVQQDNKLVPINQKLSDQQLKKEEFKPNTETKNNKNLANSTNDSKQRKEVYGFYVNWDENSTASLKENIDSLTTLVPEWYHLKEDLTIRSEIKPEIVKLAKKNHVKIMPLLTNYTEKASGPDSELIHKLLNSPNDVKTKFINDLVSEVKKNQFSGINIDFESVPESDRENLTNFMKEITMVFHKHDLLVTQDVPANDKAFDYSALAKIIDRMIVMMYDEHYGAGEPGPIASNKWFQHTLKELNIPSNKLVVAFGNYGYDWEVNSKEPAKSLTFSEVMAMAHDSNMKIQWDNMSGNPYFRYKTGEKEHTAWFLDGVTLYNQVKIAMDNNAKGFALWRLGAEDPTIWKVLKNPIEAQKNPNALHKITSLDEVNYSGQGEILQIENERQNGLRDFKVGKDGYLTDEVYQSLPSAYEVQRYGKPKGKQVVLSFDDGPDPKYTPEILDILKENKIKAAFFVLGENAQLNPSIVKRIYDEGHEIGNHTFKHPNVADTSLLRTKVELNTTQRLIQEVTGHSTVLFRPPYEADANPDSSNEILPILRAQNMNYTMVAEKVDPEDWATPSTNELVKRAVNPVYKGEGNIILLHDAGGNRTHTVEALPIIIKDLKKHGYSFVTISDLMNKERDEIMPPVSSEGKQYLLYNKAVFSGTGYFKHILTAIFYIAIGLGIFRFLFLIYFAWNQKRKTLSRYINSSYQPFVSVVIAAYNEEKVIAKTIRSILDSNYREFEVIVVDDGSTDGTSKVIQETFYKHPKVRFIQKENGGKSSAMNLGFQQSRGEIIVTLDADTIIAQDAISLMVRHFEDQNVAAVSGNVKVGNRRNLLTTWQHVEYITGFNLERRAFDELNCITVVPGAIGAWRKKNVVESGYLSEDTLAEDTDLTITFLRQGHRIVYEEKAYAFTESPEDVKSLIKQRYRWSYGTLQCLWKHRKALCNLKHKTLGFIALPNMWLFQYVLQFIAPFADILMIIGLFSSDPLKVLGFYFVFFLMDLFASLFAFKLEEENPKPLAWLILQRFIYRQFMTYVVIKSIFSSIRGVAVGWNKLKRMGSVKHSTEQKEAS